From Salipiger profundus, a single genomic window includes:
- a CDS encoding tetratricopeptide repeat protein: MFSLPLAAVAQDGAGDLLEELGSAQNEAQAQRIEKALFMEWSKSGSAAMDLLLKRGRDALEINDTGAAIEHLTALTDHAPEFAEGWHTLALAYYQAEMIGPSMDALEHALALNPQHFGALRGVGSVHEQLGNDALAYDAYTQVLELRPFDEQVTEALERLSGRVQGTEI; this comes from the coding sequence ATGTTTTCCTTACCTCTCGCCGCGGTTGCGCAGGATGGCGCCGGCGACCTGCTCGAGGAGCTTGGCTCCGCGCAGAACGAGGCGCAGGCGCAGCGCATCGAGAAGGCGCTGTTCATGGAGTGGTCCAAGTCCGGATCTGCGGCGATGGACCTGCTGCTGAAACGTGGTCGCGACGCGCTCGAAATCAACGATACCGGCGCGGCGATCGAGCATCTCACCGCGCTCACCGACCACGCGCCCGAGTTTGCCGAGGGCTGGCACACGCTGGCGCTGGCCTACTACCAGGCCGAGATGATCGGGCCGTCGATGGATGCGCTCGAACACGCGCTGGCGCTCAATCCCCAGCATTTCGGGGCCCTGCGCGGCGTCGGATCGGTGCACGAACAGCTCGGGAACGATGCGCTTGCGTATGATGCCTATACGCAGGTACTTGAACTCAGACCGTTCGATGAACAGGTGACCGAAGCGCTCGAACGGCTGTCCGGCCGGGTGCAGGGCACCGAGATCTGA